Proteins found in one Bacillus subtilis subsp. subtilis str. 168 genomic segment:
- the walR gene encoding two-component response regulator [YycF] (Evidence 1a: Function from experimental evidences in the studied strain; PubMedId: 10878122, 12682299, 15015732, 15153768, 17307850, 17370266, 18789936, 19019149, 21219466, 23199363, 24125693, 26102633, 28674376; Product type r: regulator) has translation MDKKILVVDDEKPIADILEFNLRKEGYEVHCAHDGNEAVEMVEELQPDLILLDIMLPNKDGVEVCREVRKKYDMPIIMLTAKDSEIDKVIGLEIGADDYVTKPFSTRELLARVKANLRRQLTTAPAEEEPSSNEIHIGSLVIFPDAYVVSKRDETIELTHREFELLHYLAKHIGQVMTREHLLQTVWGYDYFGDVRTVDVTVRRLREKIEDNPSHPNWIVTRRGVGYYLRNPEQD, from the coding sequence ATGGATAAAAAGATCCTTGTAGTAGATGATGAAAAACCGATTGCAGATATATTGGAATTTAACTTAAGAAAAGAAGGCTATGAAGTGCACTGTGCCCACGACGGAAACGAAGCCGTTGAAATGGTAGAAGAGCTTCAGCCTGATTTAATTCTTTTAGATATTATGCTCCCAAATAAAGACGGCGTTGAAGTATGCCGCGAAGTCAGAAAGAAATACGATATGCCAATCATTATGCTGACGGCTAAGGATTCAGAAATTGACAAGGTTATCGGGCTTGAAATCGGTGCTGATGACTATGTCACAAAACCATTCAGCACACGCGAGCTCTTGGCGCGTGTAAAAGCGAACCTGCGCCGCCAGCTGACAACAGCGCCTGCGGAGGAAGAGCCTTCCTCTAACGAGATTCATATCGGCTCTCTCGTCATCTTCCCTGACGCGTACGTTGTATCAAAACGAGACGAAACAATCGAATTGACTCATCGTGAGTTCGAATTGCTTCATTATTTAGCAAAACATATCGGACAAGTGATGACCCGTGAACATTTGCTTCAAACCGTTTGGGGCTATGATTACTTCGGCGATGTCAGAACGGTTGACGTAACAGTCCGCCGGCTTCGTGAAAAAATCGAGGACAACCCGAGCCATCCAAATTGGATCGTCACACGCCGTGGTGTAGGTTATTACTTGAGAAACCCAGAACAGGACTAA
- the yycD gene encoding hypothetical protein (Evidence 4: Unknown function but conserved in other organisms; PubMedId: 11717295), with protein sequence MIKKYAITPNVDADGWFIEVENVAPTALYTSKDAAIEKAKQVAKENSPSKLVIYDQFKNVEEEHSF encoded by the coding sequence ATGATAAAGAAATATGCGATTACACCTAATGTTGATGCGGACGGCTGGTTTATTGAGGTGGAGAATGTAGCGCCGACAGCTTTGTATACGTCTAAAGACGCCGCTATTGAAAAGGCCAAACAGGTGGCTAAGGAAAACAGTCCGTCTAAGCTTGTAATTTATGACCAGTTTAAAAATGTGGAAGAAGAACACTCATTTTAA
- the purA gene encoding adenylosuccinate synthetase (Evidence 1a: Function from experimental evidences in the studied strain; PubMedId: 1312531, 10368157, 16163456, 21424839; Product type e: enzyme), with amino-acid sequence MSSVVVVGTQWGDEGKGKITDFLSENAEVIARYQGGNNAGHTIKFDGITYKLHLIPSGIFYKDKTCVIGNGMVVDPKALVTELAYLHERNVSTDNLRISNRAHVILPYHLKLDEVEEERKGANKIGTTKKGIGPAYMDKAARIGIRIADLLDRDAFAEKLERNLEEKNRLLEKMYETEGFKLEDILDEYYEYGQQIKKYVCDTSVVLNDALDEGRRVLFEGAQGVMLDIDQGTYPFVTSSNPVAGGVTIGSGVGPTKIKHVVGVSKAYTTRVGDGPFPTELKDEIGDQIREVGREYGTTTGRPRRVGWFDSVVVRHARRVSGITDLSLNSIDVLAGIETLKICVAYRYKGEIIEEFPASLKALAECEPVYEEMPGWTEDITGAKSLSELPENARHYLERVSQLTGIPLSIFSVGPDRSQTNVLRSVYRAN; translated from the coding sequence ATGTCTTCAGTAGTTGTAGTAGGTACGCAATGGGGCGATGAAGGAAAAGGTAAAATTACAGATTTCCTATCAGAAAATGCAGAAGTGATCGCCCGTTATCAAGGCGGAAATAACGCAGGGCATACAATCAAGTTTGACGGAATCACATATAAGCTTCACTTAATCCCGTCTGGAATTTTCTATAAGGATAAAACGTGTGTAATCGGAAACGGAATGGTTGTAGATCCGAAAGCATTAGTCACAGAGCTTGCGTATCTTCATGAGCGCAACGTGAGTACAGATAACCTGAGAATCAGCAACAGAGCTCACGTCATTCTGCCGTATCATTTGAAATTGGATGAAGTGGAAGAAGAGCGTAAAGGGGCTAACAAGATCGGCACAACGAAAAAAGGAATCGGCCCTGCTTACATGGATAAAGCAGCCCGCATCGGAATTCGCATCGCGGATCTGTTAGACCGTGACGCGTTTGCGGAAAAGCTTGAGCGCAATCTTGAAGAAAAAAACCGTCTTCTCGAGAAAATGTACGAGACAGAAGGGTTTAAACTTGAGGATATCTTAGACGAATATTATGAGTACGGACAGCAGATTAAAAAGTATGTTTGCGATACATCTGTTGTCTTAAACGATGCTCTTGATGAAGGGCGCCGTGTATTATTTGAAGGCGCACAAGGGGTTATGCTCGATATCGACCAAGGAACATACCCGTTTGTTACGTCATCTAACCCGGTTGCCGGCGGTGTCACGATCGGTTCTGGTGTCGGCCCGACCAAAATCAAGCACGTTGTCGGTGTATCAAAAGCATATACGACTCGTGTCGGCGACGGTCCTTTTCCGACTGAGCTGAAAGATGAAATCGGCGATCAAATCCGTGAAGTCGGACGCGAATATGGAACAACAACAGGCCGCCCGCGCCGTGTCGGCTGGTTTGACAGCGTTGTTGTCCGCCACGCCCGCCGTGTGAGCGGAATTACAGATCTTTCTCTGAACTCAATTGACGTCCTAGCAGGAATTGAAACGTTGAAAATCTGTGTGGCGTACCGCTACAAAGGCGAAATCATTGAAGAATTCCCAGCAAGTCTTAAGGCACTTGCTGAATGTGAGCCGGTATATGAAGAAATGCCGGGCTGGACTGAGGATATTACAGGTGCGAAGAGCTTGAGCGAGCTTCCGGAAAATGCGCGCCATTATCTTGAGCGTGTGTCTCAGCTGACAGGCATTCCGCTTTCTATTTTCTCTGTCGGTCCAGACCGCTCACAAACAAATGTCCTTCGCAGTGTGTACCGTGCGAACTAA
- the walH gene encoding regulator of WalRK(YycFG) (Evidence 1a: Function from experimental evidences in the studied strain; PubMedId: 16030236, 16600972, 17307850, 26999783; Product type r: regulator) has translation MKRENIKTILLTVLVVISLVFTWGIWTFQPNFSEGSSSTESTVRVKHKIEKTTQKLSETVRPRDMFIHDDGAHYKVDDNALYEEIWSDLPHWDVKGIKDISDQYDKAGFKSWFYGIGGSEAKLDLQFSDTIPIDIFQTLFKWSNQSFEYSSFDHILIPFNETKANKKIYLVSYSKQLILEVTVESANYRNIMNDLKNRQSNMPAFSLFSIGSKKEFLLPNKPLTMDKKEFVTESIKTNTFKQALFSDPSIVREDSNYNNRNVLTDGISRLDVNLSQRQVQFQQRNLVQSTSYQTGELIKKSQKYLEDTGSWTDHYQFFNINDSQQLSFYIFMDQIPVINSTAKPFGATSAITVQWANDDILSYKRPNYSLGTNPIKTSETELMGGSEVKMLLSKQTAYDTDKIDQIFLAYQLVSTSTNDDPLVELEPVWAMKVNGKIVPITKDLLRKEGANSGVE, from the coding sequence ATGAAGCGTGAAAATATAAAAACGATATTACTTACGGTACTCGTCGTCATCAGTCTTGTTTTTACATGGGGGATATGGACGTTCCAGCCAAACTTTTCTGAAGGCTCATCCTCAACAGAGTCTACTGTTCGTGTGAAACATAAAATCGAAAAAACCACCCAAAAGCTGTCTGAAACGGTAAGGCCAAGGGACATGTTTATCCATGATGACGGCGCTCATTACAAAGTGGATGACAATGCCCTCTATGAAGAAATTTGGTCTGACTTGCCGCATTGGGATGTGAAAGGAATTAAAGATATTTCGGATCAGTATGACAAGGCTGGATTCAAAAGCTGGTTTTATGGAATAGGCGGTTCTGAAGCCAAGCTTGACTTGCAATTCAGCGATACGATCCCGATTGATATTTTCCAAACGCTGTTTAAATGGTCTAATCAGTCGTTTGAATACAGTTCGTTTGACCATATTCTGATCCCGTTCAATGAAACAAAAGCGAACAAGAAAATCTATTTGGTGTCATACAGCAAGCAGCTCATTCTTGAAGTGACGGTTGAATCAGCAAACTACCGGAACATTATGAACGACTTGAAAAACAGGCAATCAAATATGCCGGCGTTCAGTTTGTTCTCCATTGGCTCAAAGAAAGAGTTCTTGCTGCCGAACAAACCGCTTACGATGGACAAAAAAGAATTTGTCACAGAATCGATTAAAACAAATACCTTTAAGCAGGCTTTGTTTAGTGATCCGAGCATTGTAAGAGAAGATTCGAATTACAACAACAGAAATGTGCTGACAGATGGGATCAGCCGGTTAGATGTGAATCTAAGCCAGAGACAGGTGCAATTTCAGCAGCGCAATTTGGTGCAGAGCACATCCTATCAAACAGGTGAATTAATCAAAAAGAGCCAAAAATACCTTGAGGATACCGGAAGCTGGACGGATCACTATCAATTTTTCAATATCAATGACAGCCAGCAGTTGAGCTTCTATATTTTTATGGATCAGATCCCGGTCATTAACAGCACCGCCAAACCTTTCGGGGCGACATCGGCGATTACGGTGCAATGGGCGAATGATGATATTCTCAGCTATAAGCGGCCGAATTACAGTCTCGGAACGAATCCGATTAAAACAAGTGAAACAGAGCTCATGGGCGGCAGCGAAGTGAAGATGCTGCTTTCGAAACAAACCGCTTATGATACGGACAAAATTGATCAGATCTTCCTTGCTTATCAATTGGTATCAACATCAACCAACGATGATCCTCTCGTTGAACTGGAACCGGTTTGGGCGATGAAAGTAAATGGAAAAATTGTGCCGATTACAAAGGATTTATTGAGGAAGGAGGGGGCTAACAGTGGAGTGGAATAA
- the dnaC gene encoding replicative DNA helicase (Evidence 1a: Function from experimental evidences in the studied strain; PubMedId: 7711902, 10844689, 12682299, 12718886, 16002087, 19744498, 23563155, 25713353; Product type e: enzyme): MTDLLNDRLPPQNIEAEQAVLGAIFLQPSALTLASEVLIPDDFYRMSHQKIYNAMLVLGDRGEPVDLVTVTSELANTDLLEEVGGISYLTDIANSVPTAANIEYYAKIVEEKSILRRLIRTATTIAQDGYTREDEVEDLLSEAEKTIMEVAQRKNTSAFQNIKDVLVQTYDNIEQLHNRKGDITGIPTGFTELDRMTAGFQRNDLIIVAARPSVGKTAFALNIAQNVATKTDESVAIFSLEMGAEQLVMRMLCAEGNINAQNLRTGNLTEEDWGKLTMAMGSLSNSGIYIDDTPGIRVSEIRAKCRRLKQESGLGMILIDYLQLIQGSGRSKDNRQQEVSEISRELKSIARELQVPVIALSQLSRGVEQRQDKRPMMSDIRESGSIEQDADIVAFLYRDDYYDKETENKNIIEIIIAKQRNGPVGTVSLAFVKEYNKFVNLERRFDDAGVPPGA; the protein is encoded by the coding sequence ATGACAGACCTTCTGAATGACCGGCTTCCTCCGCAAAATATAGAAGCCGAACAAGCCGTGTTAGGCGCTATTTTTTTACAGCCGTCTGCTTTAACACTGGCTTCAGAAGTATTGATTCCAGATGATTTCTATAGAATGTCCCACCAAAAAATCTATAATGCGATGCTGGTGCTCGGTGACCGAGGTGAACCGGTTGATCTGGTGACAGTTACATCAGAGCTTGCGAACACAGACCTGCTGGAAGAAGTAGGCGGTATTTCATATTTGACAGATATCGCAAACTCGGTGCCGACAGCGGCTAACATAGAATATTACGCGAAAATCGTTGAGGAAAAATCGATTCTTCGCCGATTAATCAGAACTGCGACAACGATTGCTCAAGACGGGTATACCCGTGAGGATGAGGTCGAGGATTTACTCAGTGAAGCGGAAAAAACGATTATGGAAGTGGCACAGCGCAAAAACACGAGTGCCTTCCAAAATATTAAGGACGTCCTTGTCCAGACCTATGATAATATCGAACAGCTTCACAATCGAAAAGGTGATATCACGGGAATTCCAACAGGGTTTACGGAGCTTGACCGGATGACTGCGGGTTTCCAGCGCAACGACTTGATCATTGTGGCTGCCCGTCCTTCAGTAGGGAAAACAGCCTTTGCCCTGAACATCGCACAAAACGTGGCGACGAAGACCGATGAGAGCGTAGCGATTTTCAGTCTTGAGATGGGTGCCGAGCAGCTCGTTATGCGTATGCTCTGTGCCGAGGGAAATATCAATGCCCAGAATCTCCGTACAGGTAACCTGACCGAAGAGGATTGGGGCAAGCTGACGATGGCAATGGGAAGCCTATCGAACAGCGGGATTTACATCGATGATACACCGGGTATTCGAGTGAGTGAAATCCGTGCCAAGTGCCGCCGCTTGAAGCAGGAAAGCGGGCTGGGCATGATTTTGATCGATTACCTGCAATTGATTCAGGGAAGCGGTCGTTCAAAGGACAACCGTCAGCAGGAAGTATCTGAAATTTCCCGTGAACTGAAGTCGATTGCGAGGGAGCTGCAAGTCCCTGTTATCGCGCTTTCTCAGCTTTCCAGGGGTGTTGAGCAGCGTCAGGATAAACGTCCGATGATGTCTGATATCCGGGAATCAGGAAGTATCGAGCAGGACGCGGATATTGTCGCGTTCCTTTATCGTGATGACTACTATGACAAAGAAACCGAGAATAAAAATATTATCGAAATTATTATCGCCAAACAGCGTAACGGCCCGGTAGGAACCGTGTCTCTTGCGTTCGTAAAAGAATACAACAAATTCGTCAACCTGGAACGGCGTTTTGATGACGCAGGCGTTCCGCCCGGCGCATAA
- the yycC gene encoding hypothetical protein (Evidence 4: Unknown function but conserved in other organisms; PubMedId: 28546427), protein MRPLQISAETAQKLAESLNLPLEQIMHMPQHILLAKMAELQKEDKS, encoded by the coding sequence GTGAGACCTTTGCAAATTTCTGCCGAAACTGCACAAAAGCTTGCAGAGTCCTTGAATCTGCCGCTTGAACAGATCATGCATATGCCTCAGCATATTCTGCTTGCCAAAATGGCTGAACTGCAAAAAGAGGACAAATCATAG
- the yycE gene encoding hypothetical protein (Evidence 4: Unknown function but conserved in other organisms; PubMedId: 16731985) — protein MGKRFSSFQAAQIRIARPTGQLDEIIRFYEEGLCLKRIGEFSQHNGYDGVMFGLPHADYHLEFTQYEGGSTAPVPHPDSLLVFYVPNAVELAAITSKLKHMGYQEVESENPYWSNGGVTIEDPDGWRIVFMNSKGISGK, from the coding sequence ATGGGAAAACGTTTTTCGTCTTTTCAAGCAGCACAAATCCGAATTGCGCGTCCTACGGGCCAGCTTGATGAGATTATTCGTTTTTACGAAGAGGGACTGTGTTTGAAACGAATAGGAGAATTTTCACAGCATAACGGGTATGACGGTGTCATGTTCGGCCTTCCTCATGCCGATTATCATTTGGAATTCACCCAGTATGAAGGGGGAAGCACTGCCCCCGTTCCCCATCCCGACAGCCTTCTTGTTTTTTATGTGCCGAATGCAGTTGAACTGGCAGCGATCACTTCAAAGCTAAAGCACATGGGCTATCAAGAGGTCGAATCAGAGAACCCGTACTGGAGCAATGGGGGCGTGACGATAGAGGACCCGGACGGCTGGCGGATCGTTTTTATGAATTCAAAAGGGATATCAGGCAAGTGA
- the walJ gene encoding putative hydrolase (Evidence 3: Putative function from multiple computational evidences; PubMedId: 9829949, 16030236, 21169496; Product type e: enzyme) — protein sequence MSLQFSVLASGSTGNAFYLETEDHAFLVDAGLSGKAMDGLMAQIGRKLDDVDGIFVTHEHSDHIKGLGVVARKYKLPIYANEKTWKAMENQIGKIDTDQKFVFPMETVKSFGGLDVESFGVSHDAAEPMFYVFHYSGRKLALMTDTGYVSDRMKGIIRSANVFVFESNHDVGMLQMGRYPWSIKRRILSDVGHVSNEDAALAMTDVIGDETSRIYLAHLSQDNNMKELARMSVQQTLASKGFVTGETFDLYDTDPKKATPLCAV from the coding sequence ATGAGCTTGCAATTTAGCGTACTTGCGAGCGGGAGTACGGGAAATGCGTTTTACCTCGAAACAGAGGATCACGCATTTTTAGTGGACGCCGGTTTGAGCGGAAAAGCCATGGATGGGCTGATGGCGCAGATCGGGCGTAAGCTGGATGATGTAGACGGCATTTTTGTGACGCATGAGCATAGTGACCATATTAAGGGCCTTGGTGTCGTCGCCAGAAAGTACAAGCTTCCGATCTATGCGAATGAGAAGACTTGGAAAGCGATGGAGAATCAAATCGGCAAAATTGACACCGATCAAAAGTTTGTATTTCCAATGGAGACGGTGAAGTCGTTCGGCGGACTTGATGTTGAATCGTTTGGCGTTTCCCACGATGCGGCGGAACCGATGTTTTATGTATTCCATTATAGCGGCCGAAAGCTCGCGTTAATGACAGATACGGGATATGTCAGCGACCGGATGAAAGGCATTATCCGTTCAGCGAATGTATTTGTGTTTGAAAGCAATCACGATGTCGGTATGCTGCAAATGGGAAGATACCCATGGAGCATTAAGCGGCGGATTTTAAGTGACGTCGGGCACGTGTCAAATGAAGATGCTGCCTTGGCGATGACGGATGTCATTGGCGATGAGACGTCTCGTATTTACCTGGCGCATTTGAGCCAGGACAACAACATGAAGGAGCTGGCAAGAATGTCTGTGCAGCAGACATTGGCTTCTAAAGGATTTGTGACGGGTGAGACATTTGACTTATACGACACCGATC
- the yyzB gene encoding hypothetical protein (Evidence 4: Unknown function but conserved in other organisms) — MHAPLSLLKQMLKEHQIDTEKAVTFEEYIAMRLKLQELMGKFASIGEWDLYQKAADLMMHIGIQWMK, encoded by the coding sequence ATGCACGCACCGTTATCCTTATTAAAACAAATGCTGAAGGAACACCAAATAGACACTGAAAAAGCTGTCACTTTCGAAGAATATATAGCAATGAGGTTAAAGCTTCAGGAGCTGATGGGGAAATTTGCTTCGATCGGGGAGTGGGATCTGTATCAAAAAGCGGCAGATTTGATGATGCACATAGGCATCCAATGGATGAAATAA
- the walK gene encoding two-component sensor histidine kinase [YycG] (Evidence 1a: Function from experimental evidences in the studied strain; PubMedId: 10878122, 12682299, 15015732, 15153768, 17307850, 17370266, 19019149, 22751669; Product type rc: receptor), whose protein sequence is MNKVGFFRSIQFKITLIYVLLIIIAMQIIGVYFVNQVEKSLISSYEQSLNQRIDNLSYYIEQEYKSDNDSTVIKDDVSRILNDFTKSDEVREISFVDKSYEVVGSSKPYGEEVAGKQTTDLIFKRIFSTKQSYLRKYYDPKSKIRVLISAKPVMTENQEVVGAIYVVASMEDVFNQMKTINTILASGTGLALVLTALLGIFLARTITHPLSDMRKQAMELAKGNFSRKVKKYGHDEIGQLATTFNHLTRELEDAQAMTEGERRKLASVIAYMTDGVIATNRNGAIILLNSPALELLNVSRETALEMPITSLLGLQENYTFEDLVEQQDSMLLEIERDDELTVLRVNFSVIQREHGKIDGLIAVIYDVTEQEKMDQERREFVANVSHELRTPLTTMRSYLEALAEGAWENKDIAPRFLMVTQNETERMIRLVNDLLQLSKFDSKDYQFNREWIQIVRFMSLIIDRFEMTKEQHVEFIRNLPDRDLYVEIDQDKITQVLDNIISNALKYSPEGGHVTFSIDVNEEEELLYISVKDEGIGIPKKDVEKVFDRFYRVDKARTRKLGGTGLGLAIAKEMVQAHGGDIWADSIEGKGTTITFTLPYKEEQEDDWDEA, encoded by the coding sequence ATGAATAAGGTTGGTTTTTTTCGGTCGATCCAATTTAAGATTACCTTGATTTATGTGCTTTTGATTATCATTGCCATGCAAATCATTGGTGTGTATTTTGTCAATCAGGTAGAGAAGTCGCTGATCAGCTCTTATGAACAATCGCTGAATCAGCGAATCGACAACCTTTCTTATTATATCGAACAAGAATATAAGAGCGATAACGACAGTACCGTCATAAAGGATGACGTCAGCCGTATTTTGAATGACTTCACGAAAAGTGATGAGGTTCGGGAAATTAGCTTTGTAGATAAAAGCTATGAAGTGGTCGGTTCTTCAAAGCCGTACGGTGAGGAAGTGGCTGGGAAACAAACGACCGATCTGATTTTCAAAAGAATCTTTTCTACCAAACAGTCGTATTTAAGAAAATATTATGACCCGAAAAGCAAAATCAGAGTTCTTATTTCCGCGAAGCCCGTCATGACTGAAAACCAAGAGGTTGTGGGCGCGATCTACGTTGTCGCGAGTATGGAAGATGTCTTTAATCAAATGAAGACGATCAACACGATACTGGCGTCCGGCACAGGTTTGGCACTTGTTTTGACGGCTCTTCTCGGTATTTTTCTGGCAAGAACCATTACCCACCCGCTTTCAGATATGCGAAAGCAGGCGATGGAGCTTGCGAAAGGGAATTTCTCGAGGAAGGTTAAAAAGTATGGACATGATGAAATTGGGCAGCTGGCCACAACGTTTAACCACTTAACGAGAGAGCTTGAAGATGCCCAGGCGATGACTGAAGGAGAACGCAGAAAGCTAGCCTCTGTCATTGCTTATATGACAGACGGCGTTATCGCCACAAACCGAAACGGAGCGATTATTCTCTTAAACAGCCCGGCGCTGGAACTGTTGAACGTTTCACGTGAAACAGCCTTAGAAATGCCGATTACGAGTTTGCTGGGGCTTCAAGAGAATTATACTTTTGAAGATTTAGTGGAACAGCAGGATTCTATGCTGCTTGAAATTGAGCGCGATGATGAATTAACGGTGCTTCGCGTGAATTTCTCTGTGATTCAAAGGGAACACGGCAAAATTGATGGTTTAATCGCTGTCATTTACGATGTAACCGAACAAGAGAAAATGGATCAGGAACGCAGAGAATTCGTTGCGAATGTATCACATGAGCTGCGGACGCCGCTTACGACAATGCGCAGCTATTTAGAAGCGTTAGCTGAAGGCGCGTGGGAAAATAAAGACATTGCTCCGCGCTTCTTAATGGTGACGCAAAATGAAACAGAGCGTATGATCCGGCTTGTCAATGATCTGCTTCAGCTGTCGAAATTTGACAGTAAAGATTATCAATTTAACCGGGAATGGATTCAGATTGTCCGGTTTATGTCACTTATTATTGACCGTTTTGAAATGACAAAAGAGCAGCATGTGGAGTTTATCCGCAATCTGCCGGACAGAGATCTGTATGTCGAGATTGACCAGGATAAAATAACGCAGGTGCTCGATAATATTATTTCTAACGCTTTAAAATATTCACCGGAAGGCGGACATGTCACGTTCTCGATTGATGTCAATGAAGAGGAAGAACTTCTCTATATCAGCGTGAAGGATGAAGGGATCGGCATTCCGAAAAAAGATGTCGAAAAAGTCTTTGACCGCTTCTACAGGGTGGATAAAGCGAGAACGAGAAAGCTTGGCGGCACCGGTCTGGGATTGGCGATTGCCAAGGAAATGGTACAGGCGCACGGTGGAGATATTTGGGCGGACAGCATAGAAGGAAAAGGCACGACGATTACATTTACTCTTCCATATAAAGAGGAACAAGAGGATGATTGGGATGAAGCGTGA
- the walI gene encoding regulator of WalRK (Evidence 1a: Function from experimental evidences in the studied strain; PubMedId: 16030236, 17307848, 17307850, 18408157, 21219466; Product type r: regulator), with protein MEWNKTKSIFIVAFLILDIFLGYQFFQKWQATGKEYEVIKNDVEHDMKADHITYEGLNKEATEGYRITANQKSFSKEEIEALKDQKPLMDMPSDDHKVTSLKMKFANPIALSKKDIEDDAQALVSSKIQDGEKYKLWKVDKSKKEIIFFQTYEGHYIYQKTDNPSNMIGQVVLHLNGKNEVVSYDQTTLETFKQIQKESLITEMDAVELLYYQNQLKEYSTVKSCKFGYVAQYPLTSTQVLAPVWRITVEYEKKVNGEKKTVQEYFTVNALESTILDTDQ; from the coding sequence GTGGAGTGGAATAAGACAAAATCAATCTTCATCGTTGCCTTCCTCATTTTAGATATTTTCTTAGGCTATCAGTTTTTTCAAAAATGGCAGGCTACCGGCAAAGAATATGAAGTCATTAAAAATGATGTCGAGCATGACATGAAGGCCGATCATATCACGTATGAAGGCTTGAATAAGGAAGCAACAGAAGGCTATCGGATCACGGCAAATCAAAAGTCTTTCTCCAAGGAGGAAATTGAGGCGCTGAAGGATCAAAAGCCTTTGATGGACATGCCTAGTGATGATCATAAAGTAACGAGCCTGAAAATGAAGTTTGCAAATCCAATCGCACTATCAAAGAAGGATATCGAGGACGATGCTCAGGCACTTGTTTCTTCGAAAATTCAAGATGGCGAAAAATATAAGCTTTGGAAGGTTGATAAATCGAAGAAAGAAATTATTTTCTTCCAAACGTACGAAGGTCATTATATTTACCAAAAGACCGACAATCCCTCTAATATGATCGGGCAAGTGGTGCTGCACTTAAACGGTAAAAACGAGGTTGTGTCATACGACCAGACTACGCTTGAGACCTTCAAGCAAATCCAGAAAGAAAGCTTAATTACTGAAATGGATGCGGTTGAGCTATTGTACTATCAAAATCAATTAAAAGAATACAGCACTGTGAAGAGCTGTAAATTCGGCTATGTAGCACAATATCCGCTGACAAGTACGCAGGTGCTGGCGCCGGTATGGAGAATTACGGTCGAGTACGAGAAAAAAGTGAACGGTGAGAAAAAGACAGTACAAGAGTATTTTACTGTGAATGCTTTGGAGAGTACGATTTTAGATACAGATCAATGA